From one Methanolobus chelungpuianus genomic stretch:
- a CDS encoding RAD55 family ATPase translates to MRIRTGIDGLDEILQGGLLSERVYLLSGPPGSGKTTFCVQYLAQGAALGEVGLYVSLVESPQNIIDDMSNYSMNVITLIKMHKLLFADLGPRMDYGFIDELHESGLNDHDMINSPADHGAPSPATVYKEIASYVAEYGVKRLVIDSVSAIRFTSKDMSLQEKEMSRFIRNLKKLGCTTILISEMTDPTAYSTEQFASHGVIFLHNFLYDKTMTRAIQIIKMRGTKHDCNLRSVGFNERGLCVLGMLE, encoded by the coding sequence ATGAGAATTAGAACTGGAATTGATGGTCTTGACGAGATCCTGCAAGGAGGACTACTATCGGAACGTGTTTATCTTCTAAGTGGTCCTCCCGGAAGCGGCAAAACCACATTTTGCGTCCAGTACCTTGCACAGGGGGCGGCGCTTGGGGAAGTAGGTCTTTATGTAAGCCTCGTTGAGAGCCCGCAGAACATCATCGATGATATGTCCAATTACTCCATGAACGTTATAACCCTCATCAAGATGCATAAGCTCCTGTTTGCGGACCTTGGGCCAAGGATGGACTATGGTTTTATTGATGAGCTGCATGAAAGCGGTCTTAATGACCATGATATGATCAACTCTCCGGCAGACCACGGGGCACCTTCCCCAGCAACGGTGTATAAGGAAATTGCATCATATGTTGCTGAGTACGGTGTAAAGAGACTGGTGATAGATTCGGTCTCAGCCATACGTTTCACATCAAAGGACATGTCCCTCCAGGAAAAGGAGATGAGCAGGTTCATACGCAACCTGAAGAAGCTGGGCTGCACCACGATACTTATATCCGAGATGACGGACCCCACGGCATATTCCACAGAACAGTTCGCATCACATGGGGTCATATTCCTGCACAATTTCCTCTATGATAAGACAATGACGCGCGCTATCCAGATCATCAAGATGAGAGGGACGAAGCACGACTGTAACCTGCGCAGCGTGGGTTTTAATGAAAGGGGCCTGTGTGTCCTGGGAATGCTTGAATGA